A stretch of Microbacterium sp. 4R-513 DNA encodes these proteins:
- a CDS encoding L-fucose/L-arabinose isomerase family protein yields the protein MTPTLRDDLLRTRPRRKPKIGLVAGGLGTYWPQFPSLLPQLRESARYVSERFAAMNADVEDAGFISDAIDGAVAAEKLRRADCDLIVLFLTTYLTSSMVLPIAKRSGAPVLVIDLQPSEKMDHAAFDTGAWLAYCGQCPVPELGNVFRRAGIEFRSVSGWLRQESAWRRIEEWIDAAHIRAALRHARHGLMGHLYPGMLDVSTDLTLLPAHFGSHIEVLEFDDLRVRVDAVSDADARERMRFAREIFTIDQSVNEEDFAWGAKVSVGLDRLVEDFQLDSLAYYHRGLGGELHERLGAGMILGASLLTARGIPTTGEYELRTTLAQLTTQVVGAGGSFCEIQALNFADGVVEMGHDGPAHLAVSSKSPLLRGLGVYHGKRGWGVSVEFDVRHGPVTLLGLGQDRDGRLSFVASEGEVVPGPLLEIGNTTSRVSFRRDPGEWVDEWSGTGVGHHWSLSLGYRASTYRAAASLLGIDFRSV from the coding sequence ATGACACCCACTCTTCGAGATGACCTGCTGCGCACGCGACCCCGACGCAAGCCCAAGATTGGGCTGGTCGCAGGCGGCCTCGGAACCTACTGGCCCCAATTCCCGAGTCTCTTGCCGCAATTGAGGGAATCGGCTCGGTACGTTTCCGAGCGCTTCGCGGCCATGAATGCAGATGTCGAGGACGCCGGCTTCATCTCGGATGCCATCGACGGTGCCGTCGCAGCAGAGAAGCTGCGCCGCGCTGATTGCGACCTGATCGTCCTCTTCCTCACGACCTATCTCACAAGCTCGATGGTCCTTCCAATCGCAAAGCGTTCCGGGGCGCCCGTTCTGGTGATCGATCTCCAACCGAGCGAAAAGATGGATCACGCGGCCTTCGATACCGGGGCGTGGCTGGCCTACTGCGGGCAATGCCCGGTCCCAGAGCTCGGGAACGTATTTCGGCGCGCGGGCATTGAGTTCCGCTCGGTCTCGGGTTGGTTACGACAGGAGTCGGCTTGGCGGCGGATAGAGGAATGGATCGACGCGGCGCACATCCGCGCCGCTCTGCGGCATGCGCGCCACGGCTTGATGGGACACCTCTATCCAGGCATGTTGGACGTGTCCACCGATCTCACTCTGCTGCCTGCTCACTTCGGATCACACATTGAGGTACTTGAGTTCGACGATCTTCGGGTTCGTGTCGATGCCGTCAGCGATGCAGACGCTCGGGAGAGGATGCGGTTCGCACGGGAGATCTTCACGATCGACCAATCGGTGAACGAGGAAGATTTCGCTTGGGGCGCGAAAGTATCCGTTGGTTTGGATCGGCTGGTCGAGGATTTCCAGCTGGACTCGCTGGCCTACTATCACAGGGGCTTGGGGGGTGAGCTGCATGAGCGGCTCGGGGCAGGTATGATCCTCGGCGCTTCGCTCTTGACCGCGCGGGGCATCCCGACCACCGGGGAGTACGAATTGCGTACAACCTTGGCTCAGCTCACCACCCAGGTCGTCGGGGCTGGCGGCTCCTTTTGCGAGATCCAGGCGCTCAACTTCGCCGACGGAGTCGTGGAGATGGGGCACGACGGGCCCGCTCACCTTGCGGTGTCATCGAAGTCTCCCCTGTTGCGCGGGTTGGGCGTCTATCACGGCAAACGTGGGTGGGGAGTATCGGTGGAGTTCGACGTTCGCCACGGACCGGTCACGCTTCTCGGCCTCGGCCAAGATCGCGACGGCCGGTTATCCTTCGTGGCTTCTGAGGGCGAGGTGGTGCCGGGACCGTTGCTCGAGATCGGCAACACCACCAGCCGCGTGAGCTTCCGGCGCGACCCCGGCGAATGGGTCGACGAGTGGTCCGGTACGGGCGTCGGTCATCACTGGAGCCTCTCCCTTGGATATCGCGCGTCCACCTATCGGGCGGCGGCATCTCTCCTGGGCATCGACTTTCGGTCAGTATGA
- a CDS encoding sugar ABC transporter permease — translation MTTEATARSVPFQRRNQTTEKSSMTRRRSALMATVEGYAFLLPSLVLVVGLIYVSIAANIVYSTWQWNGVSPTHQTIGFDNYIRLAADPTFWRALANTLLFGLIAVFTQLLLGFALAVLVRTRSYGTGLLRTLLFVPVVLSPAVVATSFRLLLTPDGQFNELLRLIGVPAEVPWVADPNIALFSLAVINIWQYTGYSFVIYDAALGQLDASVLEAARVDGASTGQLIRHIVFPLLRGSHLILIVLGFIGALKTFELVFLITGGGPGTSTEFLTTYIYRQVVTQFNAGYGAALSMALVGVALLFAVLQVRLTRANNS, via the coding sequence ATGACCACCGAAGCAACGGCGCGGAGCGTGCCCTTCCAGCGCCGCAACCAGACCACCGAGAAGTCATCGATGACCCGCCGCAGATCCGCGCTCATGGCCACGGTGGAGGGTTACGCGTTTCTGCTTCCTTCCTTGGTGCTCGTGGTCGGACTCATCTACGTGAGCATTGCGGCGAACATCGTGTACTCCACCTGGCAGTGGAACGGCGTGTCGCCGACGCACCAGACCATTGGTTTCGACAATTACATCCGGCTCGCCGCAGATCCGACGTTCTGGCGCGCCCTCGCCAACACCCTTCTCTTCGGACTGATCGCCGTCTTCACTCAGCTGCTGCTCGGTTTCGCGTTAGCCGTACTGGTGAGGACGAGATCGTATGGAACCGGACTGCTGCGCACCCTCCTGTTCGTCCCGGTGGTCCTGTCGCCAGCGGTCGTTGCGACTTCCTTCCGGCTCCTGCTTACACCGGATGGACAGTTCAACGAGTTGCTCCGACTGATCGGTGTCCCTGCAGAGGTGCCGTGGGTCGCGGATCCGAACATCGCACTGTTCTCCTTGGCAGTGATCAACATCTGGCAGTACACCGGCTACAGCTTCGTCATCTATGACGCGGCGCTTGGACAGCTTGACGCGTCAGTACTCGAAGCCGCCCGCGTCGACGGAGCATCAACGGGACAACTCATCCGCCACATCGTCTTCCCGCTCCTGCGCGGATCGCACCTGATCCTGATCGTGCTGGGCTTCATCGGAGCTCTGAAGACCTTCGAGCTCGTATTCCTCATCACCGGGGGAGGACCGGGCACGTCCACCGAGTTCCTGACCACGTACATCTACCGTCAAGTCGTAACCCAGTTCAATGCCGGGTACGGTGCAGCGCTGTCTATGGCGCTGGTTGGCGTGGCTCTGCTCTTCGCGGTCCTGCAGGTCCGCCTCACGCGAGCGAATAACAGCTGA
- a CDS encoding cupin domain-containing protein: MTTKKQPQSQTVKGPAEWFTGDVYFNAYYAGETPSRTRLNLVRFTPGAHTGWHRHAVGQTLHVTEGFGYVQSRGEPVIELRPGDTVYTPPGEWHWHGAQADQFMCHLALWEASGPDSAEPETVWGDKLTAEEYASAAQG, from the coding sequence ATGACCACGAAGAAGCAGCCGCAATCCCAGACGGTGAAAGGTCCGGCGGAGTGGTTCACCGGCGACGTCTACTTCAACGCCTACTACGCCGGTGAAACCCCTTCGCGCACGCGACTGAACCTCGTTCGGTTTACCCCCGGCGCGCACACTGGATGGCATCGACATGCTGTCGGCCAGACGCTGCACGTGACCGAAGGGTTCGGCTACGTCCAATCCCGCGGCGAACCCGTCATCGAACTGCGTCCCGGCGACACCGTGTACACCCCGCCCGGGGAATGGCACTGGCACGGTGCCCAGGCCGATCAATTCATGTGCCACCTCGCGCTCTGGGAAGCATCCGGTCCTGACTCTGCTGAGCCGGAGACCGTGTGGGGGGACAAGCTCACTGCAGAAGAGTACGCATCGGCGGCACAAGGCTAA
- a CDS encoding ADP-ribosylglycohydrolase family protein, translating into MLTREKVLGCWLGKAVGGTLGQNFEGLEGPLEVDFYTPVPTEMIPNDDLDLQVLYAVKLAEQANPSVDRHWIADAWRRHVEFPWNEYGVGLRNLAEGLTPPHTGSFDNWFSCGEGAAIRSELWACLAAGDPDRAAAYAYEDACFDHAGDGIHAAVFLARMQALAFVVSDLDALIDCGLEGVPRDSELRRAVEMVRSLIASGANWIAAKEKVDAEFARDDFTDVRVNTAYVILGLLAGADFSERILITNNCGADTDSTTASLGALLGIMDPSCIDERWLAPIGRDLVLSEEVVGILAPPTLDDFTDLVLDLSKRLDGAYPPPVDDSSPAGLPIPVRLNWTNTIGGRWDIRDLSELPPEGAPPPAEEDEPIPCEIPGTWMQLHQERFEDRILLLRYSLFSRGRARIRLMINSTVEYRVWIDGNYVHGAQGSRIMMPAPHAAPFGQAVDLDAPREGAELLVAFKRPPRHEPIAEWVVAVAEPGTGQWIPHALRP; encoded by the coding sequence ATGCTCACGCGTGAAAAGGTGCTGGGATGCTGGCTCGGTAAGGCCGTGGGGGGAACTCTCGGCCAGAACTTCGAGGGCCTGGAAGGTCCACTCGAGGTCGACTTCTACACGCCCGTCCCGACGGAGATGATTCCCAACGACGACCTGGATCTTCAGGTTCTGTACGCGGTGAAGCTCGCGGAGCAGGCGAATCCGAGTGTCGATCGGCATTGGATTGCCGACGCGTGGCGCCGGCATGTTGAGTTCCCGTGGAACGAGTACGGCGTCGGTCTGCGAAACCTCGCCGAAGGCCTGACGCCGCCTCACACCGGTTCGTTCGACAACTGGTTCAGCTGCGGCGAAGGCGCTGCGATCAGGAGCGAACTCTGGGCATGCTTGGCGGCTGGCGACCCTGACCGCGCGGCTGCCTACGCGTACGAAGACGCTTGCTTCGACCACGCCGGCGACGGCATCCACGCTGCGGTGTTCCTGGCCAGGATGCAGGCGCTGGCCTTCGTCGTGTCCGACTTGGATGCCCTTATCGACTGCGGTCTCGAGGGTGTGCCGAGGGACTCGGAGTTGCGCCGAGCCGTGGAGATGGTTCGATCCCTCATCGCCTCGGGGGCGAACTGGATCGCGGCGAAGGAGAAGGTCGACGCCGAGTTCGCACGCGATGACTTCACGGACGTGCGGGTCAACACGGCCTACGTCATCCTCGGCTTGCTCGCCGGCGCCGACTTCTCCGAACGCATACTGATCACGAACAACTGCGGCGCTGACACGGACAGCACCACGGCCTCGTTGGGCGCCCTCTTGGGAATCATGGACCCCAGCTGTATCGATGAGAGGTGGCTCGCGCCAATCGGGCGTGATCTCGTGCTGAGTGAAGAAGTCGTTGGCATTCTGGCGCCCCCAACCTTGGATGACTTCACCGACCTGGTTCTCGACCTGTCCAAGCGGCTGGACGGAGCGTATCCGCCCCCGGTGGACGATTCATCACCCGCCGGCCTTCCCATTCCCGTCCGGCTCAACTGGACTAACACGATTGGCGGCCGATGGGACATCCGCGACCTGTCAGAGCTCCCGCCCGAGGGTGCTCCGCCGCCCGCCGAAGAAGATGAGCCCATTCCGTGCGAGATTCCGGGCACATGGATGCAATTGCACCAAGAACGGTTCGAGGACCGGATCCTACTCCTCCGTTACAGCCTCTTCAGCCGCGGGCGCGCCCGCATCCGTCTGATGATCAACAGCACTGTCGAATACAGAGTGTGGATCGACGGAAACTACGTGCACGGCGCGCAAGGCAGCCGCATCATGATGCCGGCTCCTCATGCTGCGCCTTTCGGGCAGGCGGTCGACCTGGATGCGCCTCGCGAGGGCGCCGAACTGCTTGTCGCCTTCAAGCGACCGCCCCGGCATGAGCCGATCGCCGAATGGGTCGTCGCCGTCGCGGAGCCGGGAACCGGACAGTGGATTCCGCACGCGCTTCGACCGTGA
- a CDS encoding LacI family DNA-binding transcriptional regulator produces MRPETPGSTKRPSIYDVAKLAGVSHMTVSRVLNKSANIKPATRERVQAAIDEIHYRPSSAARTLATQRTLRIGAMVNAPTEFGPKSTLLALEQAARSSRLSVVAFSHRGSDDEFAEGIMQLEDQGVDALCVIGPPLKTPAILTEMANRMPVVLVGGEPVDGLLHVDIDQARGARAVVDYLVGLGHRSVLHIAGPSSSTVGVARRRAAVAAAARAGVRVGVVVGDWSSESGFQVGADRQIMGDATAVFAGNDQMALGVIHGLSTRRLHVPDDISVVGFDDMPGAAHLMPPLTTVRQDFDELGEAVMSAIILALRHEPVSSTTIPPNLVIRNSAAPVAAEASRFIDRAGLETTHGSSSASSGSERAGDPGGPRVQIPPSAQKNPR; encoded by the coding sequence ATGAGACCTGAGACCCCCGGTTCAACGAAGCGGCCCAGCATCTACGATGTCGCGAAACTCGCTGGCGTCTCGCACATGACAGTGTCGCGGGTGCTCAACAAGTCCGCGAATATCAAACCCGCGACCCGCGAGCGTGTGCAGGCGGCGATAGACGAGATCCACTACCGCCCCAGCTCGGCTGCTCGCACCTTGGCCACGCAGCGCACTCTCCGCATCGGGGCGATGGTCAATGCACCGACCGAGTTCGGCCCGAAGAGCACACTTCTCGCGCTGGAGCAGGCGGCCCGATCCTCACGATTGTCAGTGGTGGCATTTTCGCACCGGGGGAGTGATGACGAGTTCGCCGAAGGCATCATGCAGCTGGAAGATCAGGGCGTCGATGCACTGTGCGTGATCGGACCGCCGCTGAAGACTCCGGCAATTCTCACGGAGATGGCGAACCGGATGCCGGTGGTCCTCGTCGGCGGCGAGCCGGTTGACGGTCTCCTGCACGTGGATATCGACCAGGCGCGAGGAGCGCGCGCCGTGGTCGACTATCTCGTCGGACTGGGCCACCGCTCGGTGCTGCACATCGCCGGCCCTTCGAGCAGCACCGTTGGGGTGGCGCGGCGGAGGGCGGCTGTCGCCGCGGCCGCCCGAGCGGGCGTACGTGTCGGCGTTGTGGTCGGCGACTGGTCATCCGAGAGCGGGTTCCAGGTGGGAGCGGACCGGCAGATCATGGGAGATGCGACGGCCGTGTTCGCGGGGAACGATCAGATGGCGCTCGGAGTGATCCATGGCCTGTCGACCCGCCGCTTGCACGTTCCCGACGACATCAGCGTGGTCGGGTTCGACGACATGCCGGGTGCGGCGCACCTCATGCCGCCGCTCACCACGGTTCGTCAGGACTTCGACGAGCTCGGCGAAGCGGTCATGTCGGCGATCATTCTGGCCCTCCGTCACGAACCGGTCAGCTCGACCACGATCCCGCCGAATCTCGTGATCCGGAACTCCGCAGCGCCCGTCGCCGCCGAGGCATCCCGATTCATTGACCGAGCCGGGCTCGAGACGACCCACGGCAGTTCCTCCGCCTCATCCGGCAGCGAACGCGCTGGCGACCCAGGGGGACCGAGGGTTCAAATCCCTCCGTCTGCGCAGAAAAATCCCCGGTAA
- a CDS encoding ABC transporter substrate-binding protein — translation MSKTRTSLKALAGLTLLSTAVLAGCSAGTEASNDDNEKVTLTWWSWDIADPKAVASQYEEAHPNVTIEVSQPQYNDYLTTLRPALTSGEGPDVFQVAPGTLLANYGPLADDLAPLAESAWGADWRDNYSEVAVSQLSDGDKVVALPNYMSGAGLMYYNASLVEELGIEIPTTVSEFVDACSTVTAAGYDCLAHGAKDAWVNTDVFQALAISADGDALQAAIAGEGEWTDPALVKAMTAWQRLFTDGVIPSGASALSEYPDANTNWLSNKAVFIALGTWNTPYTQIASGVESQQEAVTTPIDGVFLSAPFPAVDGNEPAGLFGGVANGWALNSASASKDAAFEFISWLSGKDGQQYLADNAIFPAYLGLSIDTSDVVDPRQLDDIANQQTLLSEITYPREIPYPDLATAIGQALSEVAAGTATPAAALETLQAASESIARG, via the coding sequence ATGAGCAAGACCCGGACGTCGCTCAAAGCCCTGGCCGGATTGACCCTACTGTCGACGGCCGTGCTCGCCGGATGCAGCGCTGGCACGGAGGCATCGAACGACGACAATGAGAAGGTCACCTTGACGTGGTGGTCATGGGACATCGCCGATCCCAAGGCGGTTGCTTCTCAGTACGAGGAAGCGCACCCCAACGTCACGATCGAGGTGTCACAGCCGCAATACAACGACTATCTGACCACGCTTCGCCCCGCCCTGACTTCAGGGGAGGGTCCGGACGTCTTCCAGGTCGCCCCCGGGACGCTTCTCGCGAATTACGGACCTCTCGCAGACGACCTCGCGCCGCTCGCGGAGTCAGCCTGGGGGGCGGATTGGCGCGACAACTACAGCGAGGTTGCCGTCAGCCAGCTCTCCGACGGCGACAAGGTGGTGGCTCTGCCGAACTACATGAGCGGCGCGGGCCTCATGTACTACAACGCGTCCCTCGTTGAGGAGCTGGGCATTGAGATCCCGACAACCGTTTCGGAGTTCGTTGACGCATGCAGCACGGTGACCGCGGCCGGATACGACTGCCTGGCGCACGGCGCAAAAGATGCGTGGGTGAACACCGATGTGTTCCAGGCGCTCGCGATCAGCGCGGACGGCGACGCGCTGCAGGCCGCGATCGCCGGCGAAGGCGAATGGACTGATCCCGCTCTGGTAAAGGCCATGACCGCTTGGCAACGCCTGTTCACCGACGGAGTCATCCCATCAGGCGCTTCCGCGCTCAGCGAGTATCCCGACGCGAACACCAACTGGCTTTCGAACAAGGCCGTGTTCATCGCGCTGGGGACATGGAACACGCCGTACACGCAGATCGCCAGTGGGGTGGAGAGCCAGCAAGAAGCTGTGACCACCCCGATCGATGGGGTCTTCCTCTCGGCACCGTTCCCCGCTGTGGACGGCAACGAGCCCGCCGGCCTCTTCGGCGGAGTGGCAAACGGGTGGGCGCTCAATTCCGCGAGTGCATCGAAGGACGCGGCCTTCGAGTTCATCTCCTGGCTCTCCGGCAAGGATGGACAGCAGTATCTGGCCGACAATGCGATCTTCCCCGCCTATCTCGGCCTGTCTATCGACACCTCCGACGTGGTGGACCCCCGCCAGCTGGATGACATCGCCAATCAGCAGACCTTGCTTAGTGAGATCACCTATCCGCGCGAGATCCCCTACCCCGACCTCGCAACGGCAATCGGACAGGCGCTGTCCGAAGTGGCCGCTGGGACTGCCACTCCTGCCGCCGCTCTGGAGACCCTTCAGGCCGCATCCGAGAGCATCGCACGCGGATAG
- a CDS encoding LacI family DNA-binding transcriptional regulator produces the protein MRDVARAAGVSTGTVSNVLNGLPTVDPDLRERVMSAIARIGYVRNESARQLKSGRSSTLGVVLPDAGDPFFVDVAAGVEEAANSAGYTVLTCNANGRDDRESAYLATLEQSRVDGIVFVSTRLSAERQAQLNEIEQRGTPVVVIGHLFDSPELDSVTGDNYAGGRMAVQHLLEQGHRRIALISRPDTLEAYKARSSGAHAAISEFGHSAVLQVQRVAEDSIQAGYAATLELLNSPNAPSAVFGANHLLALGALQASTVRGTRVPADLAIVGYDDTPYTAGAAVPITSVSQASVDFGVTATGLLMDAIEGRRGAPRQLVYSPKVVVRASTTRT, from the coding sequence ATGCGTGACGTTGCCCGTGCGGCGGGCGTATCGACCGGCACAGTTTCCAATGTCTTGAACGGCTTGCCAACCGTCGACCCAGATCTGCGTGAGCGCGTGATGTCAGCGATAGCACGCATCGGCTACGTTCGGAATGAGTCCGCCCGACAGCTCAAGTCTGGTCGCAGCTCCACTCTCGGGGTAGTGCTCCCGGACGCCGGAGATCCGTTCTTCGTAGACGTTGCAGCGGGAGTCGAAGAGGCGGCCAACAGTGCCGGATACACCGTGCTGACGTGCAACGCGAACGGTCGCGACGATCGGGAGAGCGCCTATCTTGCGACGCTCGAGCAAAGCAGGGTTGACGGGATCGTCTTCGTCAGTACGCGCCTGAGCGCTGAGCGGCAGGCGCAGCTCAACGAGATCGAGCAGCGAGGCACGCCGGTAGTGGTCATCGGCCACCTGTTCGACAGTCCGGAGTTGGACTCGGTGACGGGCGACAATTACGCCGGGGGTCGGATGGCTGTCCAGCACCTTCTGGAGCAAGGACACCGAAGAATTGCCCTGATCAGTAGGCCCGACACCCTCGAGGCGTACAAGGCGCGCTCATCGGGCGCGCACGCGGCGATCTCGGAATTCGGACATAGTGCCGTCCTGCAGGTGCAGCGAGTAGCGGAGGACAGCATCCAGGCCGGCTACGCCGCCACACTCGAACTCCTGAACTCGCCCAATGCCCCGTCGGCGGTATTCGGCGCGAACCACCTGCTTGCTCTGGGGGCTCTGCAGGCGTCCACGGTCCGAGGCACGCGTGTGCCCGCCGATCTCGCGATCGTGGGCTACGACGACACGCCTTATACCGCGGGCGCGGCAGTCCCCATCACTTCGGTGAGCCAGGCGAGCGTCGACTTCGGGGTGACCGCCACGGGCCTGCTGATGGATGCCATCGAGGGTCGGCGTGGCGCACCCAGGCAGCTGGTGTACTCACCGAAGGTCGTCGTCAGAGCCAGCACTACGAGGACATGA
- a CDS encoding glycoside hydrolase family 99-like domain-containing protein — translation MRPTPKVLAYYFPNYHVDPRNERWFGQGWTEWDIVAAATPRFQGHQQPKRPMLGAFDESDPSTAEAQIELARRGGLDGFIFDHYWYEDGPFLNGALEKGFFGARNFTDIEFSIMWANHDYVNIFPSSAPHEPAPLLARGEISADAFRQFFRYVIANYFSRPNHTRIEGRPRFSIYEPSRFIRGVGGRDVARHLLREFDDETRRAGHEGVHIDFLIWDSAILPTDLSGSIAPTDLEYLGVASASSYVWIHHMDHDDTAFPVGGSWTEQADRVYDVYERYAQRLPVPFFPNVTVGWDSSPRTNQARAFQQGDYPWISAWRSTPAEFEAALKKAIEFARRHHDRYSEISINAWNEWTEGSYLLPDSEHGYAYLDAIAALRATV, via the coding sequence ATGCGTCCTACCCCCAAAGTCCTCGCCTACTACTTTCCGAATTACCATGTCGATCCCCGTAACGAACGGTGGTTCGGGCAAGGGTGGACGGAGTGGGACATCGTCGCCGCGGCGACGCCCCGGTTCCAGGGACATCAGCAGCCGAAACGGCCTATGCTCGGCGCGTTCGACGAGAGCGATCCCTCGACAGCCGAGGCGCAGATCGAGCTCGCACGACGCGGCGGCTTGGACGGCTTCATCTTCGACCACTACTGGTATGAAGATGGTCCATTCCTCAACGGCGCCCTGGAGAAGGGCTTCTTCGGCGCCCGGAATTTCACGGACATCGAGTTCTCCATCATGTGGGCGAATCATGACTACGTGAACATCTTCCCCTCGTCGGCCCCACACGAGCCCGCGCCGCTCCTGGCCCGAGGCGAGATCTCGGCAGATGCCTTCAGACAGTTCTTCCGCTATGTAATAGCCAACTACTTCTCGCGACCGAATCACACGCGCATTGAAGGTCGCCCGCGATTCTCGATCTATGAGCCGTCCCGCTTCATTCGCGGCGTCGGGGGACGCGACGTCGCGCGACACTTGCTGCGCGAGTTCGACGATGAGACGCGACGCGCCGGTCATGAAGGGGTCCATATAGATTTCCTGATCTGGGACTCAGCGATTCTTCCCACAGATCTCAGCGGTTCGATCGCCCCCACGGATCTCGAGTACCTCGGCGTGGCGAGCGCCAGCTCTTACGTCTGGATCCATCACATGGACCACGACGACACCGCGTTTCCTGTCGGCGGATCGTGGACCGAACAGGCGGACCGTGTGTACGACGTATACGAGCGATACGCTCAGCGTCTGCCCGTTCCGTTCTTCCCCAATGTGACCGTCGGATGGGACAGCTCACCTCGGACTAATCAGGCCCGGGCTTTCCAGCAAGGCGACTACCCGTGGATCTCGGCATGGCGATCAACCCCAGCCGAATTCGAGGCCGCGCTGAAGAAGGCAATCGAGTTCGCTCGCCGACACCACGACCGGTACTCGGAGATCTCGATCAACGCGTGGAACGAATGGACCGAGGGGTCCTACTTGCTTCCGGACTCAGAGCACGGCTACGCGTACCTCGATGCTATTGCGGCACTTCGCGCGACCGTGTGA
- a CDS encoding carbohydrate ABC transporter permease, translating into MFIRQTFIGRALSQIAVLLSIVLVALPLVMIGWQSLQGQGGLNYLVVLTGTPFVTFIGNSLVIAVATVAIVLVCSLAGAFAIELLRPRGSRLMLALLLGGLTLPAVALIAPLFTIIQSLQLDNTHWAVILPQAAIALPFGVLLCSNYIRGLPIEVWEAARIDGAGTVRFFVSILVPLARPILFVIAVFTFLGAWNEYVLPLLFLQAPDLRVATQVPTYFASERRMDLPKIFAANILISIPVVVLYLLTQSQFRRGLSGGAVK; encoded by the coding sequence ATGTTCATACGCCAGACATTCATCGGGCGGGCCCTCTCGCAGATCGCCGTCCTTCTTTCGATCGTCCTCGTCGCGCTTCCGCTTGTCATGATCGGATGGCAATCATTGCAGGGGCAGGGGGGCTTGAACTATCTAGTTGTGCTCACCGGCACGCCGTTTGTCACCTTCATCGGCAACAGCCTTGTGATCGCCGTCGCCACCGTCGCCATCGTGCTGGTCTGCTCGCTCGCCGGTGCCTTTGCGATAGAACTCCTACGTCCGCGCGGCTCTCGCCTGATGCTCGCCCTGTTGCTGGGCGGACTCACGCTGCCGGCCGTTGCTCTCATCGCCCCGCTGTTCACGATCATCCAGTCGCTGCAACTCGACAACACGCATTGGGCCGTCATCCTGCCACAGGCGGCGATCGCGCTTCCGTTCGGAGTGCTGCTGTGCTCCAACTACATCCGCGGGCTGCCTATCGAGGTCTGGGAGGCCGCTCGAATCGACGGCGCCGGCACCGTTCGATTCTTCGTGAGCATCCTTGTCCCGTTGGCACGGCCGATTCTTTTCGTGATAGCCGTTTTCACCTTCCTCGGGGCATGGAACGAGTACGTGCTCCCTTTGCTTTTCCTCCAGGCCCCCGACCTGAGAGTGGCCACACAAGTACCTACCTATTTTGCGAGTGAGAGACGAATGGACCTTCCCAAGATATTCGCGGCAAACATACTCATCAGTATCCCGGTCGTCGTGCTGTACCTGCTGACGCAGTCGCAGTTCAGGCGCGGCCTTTCGGGCGGAGCGGTCAAGTAG
- a CDS encoding zinc-dependent alcohol dehydrogenase family protein → MRGVIMYAPGDVRVEDRDDPTIIESTDAIIRITATCICGSDLWPYRGAEPVDHAPMGHEYVGVVTQIGEDVKTINVDDFVVGSFWSSDNTCEICRAGYQSYCVHRTLMGTIGTQAEYARIPLADGTLVATPEHPDADLIPSLLAASDVLGTGWFAAVAAEAGPGKTVAVVGDGAVGLLGILAAKELGAERIIAMSRHADRQALARRFGATDIVEQRGDAGVAKIKELTNGLGAHSVIEAVGTQESIEQAMGATRPGGHVGFVGVSHDVSIDGLELFGAGIHLHGGAAPVRKYLPEFIRLICERKIDPGVVFDLTLPLEDAAEGYRAMDERRATKVLLTV, encoded by the coding sequence ATGCGTGGAGTCATCATGTACGCACCCGGCGACGTCCGCGTCGAAGACCGCGACGACCCGACGATCATCGAATCCACCGACGCGATCATCCGGATCACCGCGACCTGCATCTGCGGGTCCGACCTGTGGCCCTACCGCGGCGCGGAACCCGTCGACCACGCCCCGATGGGACACGAGTATGTCGGCGTCGTCACCCAGATCGGCGAGGACGTCAAAACGATCAACGTCGATGACTTCGTAGTCGGGTCGTTCTGGTCCTCCGACAACACATGCGAGATCTGCCGGGCCGGCTACCAGTCTTACTGTGTGCACCGCACCCTGATGGGCACGATCGGGACTCAGGCCGAATACGCCCGGATCCCCCTCGCCGACGGGACCCTCGTCGCGACCCCCGAACATCCGGATGCGGACCTCATCCCGTCGCTGCTCGCCGCGTCCGACGTGCTGGGCACGGGATGGTTCGCAGCCGTAGCCGCGGAAGCCGGCCCAGGCAAGACCGTCGCTGTCGTCGGCGACGGCGCGGTCGGACTGCTCGGCATCCTCGCCGCGAAGGAACTCGGAGCAGAGCGCATCATCGCGATGTCGCGTCACGCCGACCGTCAAGCGCTCGCCCGCCGATTCGGCGCGACCGACATCGTCGAGCAGCGCGGAGACGCCGGCGTCGCAAAGATCAAAGAGCTCACGAATGGGCTGGGCGCTCACAGTGTGATCGAGGCCGTCGGCACCCAGGAGTCGATCGAACAGGCCATGGGCGCGACCCGCCCCGGCGGTCACGTCGGATTCGTCGGCGTCTCGCATGACGTCTCGATCGACGGCCTCGAGCTGTTCGGCGCCGGCATCCACTTGCACGGCGGCGCCGCGCCCGTGCGGAAGTACCTCCCCGAGTTCATCCGACTCATCTGCGAGCGCAAGATCGACCCGGGTGTCGTCTTCGACCTCACCCTCCCACTCGAGGACGCGGCAGAAGGCTATCGAGCGATGGATGAGCGTCGCGCGACGAAGGTGCTCCTCACCGTCTGA